GCCGCTAGGGCGGCCTCTTCCCAGTTTTCAATCGTCATGCCGGTATAAAATTGTGCTTCAGCTGTATTAAGCACGAGGATATCAACTTGTTGGAGTATTTTGTCTGGCAGGGCCTGTGCTGGGGCCGTGTTGAGTATAATTTTGGTATCATGCTGCACGGCAATGTCAATGGCCTGTTCGATGGTTTCTAGTGGAATTTCAAGCTGCATAAGTAATACTTTGCCGGAAATGATCTTATGCTTAACCGATTGAAGTTCCTTGGTTGTAAGTGTTGCATTGGCTCCCGGTGCGACGAGAATACAATTCTCCCCTTTCGCATCCACGGAGATAAGGGCTATGCCCGAAGGATTTTCTTCGTCCCGGAAGATGGTGTCAACCTGAATGCCTTCTTGCTGGAAATGCGCAATAGCCTGCTGGCCGAAGATATCTGTACCAACTTTAGCGATAAAGGCGACTGCACTACGGGACCGCGCCGCAGCAACCGCCTGATTGGCTCCTTTGCCACCGGGGACCATAAAAAATTGACCACCTAAAATAGTTTCTCCGGGTGCAGGAAGATGTGCTGCCTTGACCACCATATCCGTATTTGAACTGCCTAAAACGACAATAGTTGCGCTGCTCATAATAATTAGGTTTATACGCTGTTACTGAATTGATAACCAAAAGTACAGATTTCGTATTTCAGTTAATTATAACGGCTATTTTTTTCGTACAGGTAAGGGCAGGATAGTTAAAGCAACATCATTCCTATTTTTTGATTTATATAAAGTATCTTAGTATATATTCTCCGAGAGGAAATAAGACCAGTGTAACTTATAAAGTTTTTAGCGTATTTATCATGTAGATGTTCAAGCTATGAATATGACCAATGCAATAGCTCAATTTTTAAAAATACTTGAAATAAGTGACTTTTCTGCTACGCCCAAGTATCTGCAGTTAGCCAATACAATTGTTGATGCCGTTAAAAATGAAATTTTATCGAAAGATGATATGTTGCCTTCGATTAACGAGCTGAGCGGTTATCTTGATATTTCACGCGATACGGTGGAGAAAGCATACCGTTATCTAAAACAGCAGGAAATTATCGCATCTAATCCGGGGAAAGGTTATTATATCAATAAAATAGATGTGCAGTCCAAGGTAAAGATCGCCCTCTTTTTAAATAAGCTCAGCACACATAAAAAAATTGTCTATGACTCCTTTGCGCGTGAGTTGGGTGATTATGCCAATTTGGATTTATTTGTATACAACTCGGATCTTTCTTATCTGAATACGTTGCTTGGAAGTTTGACCAAGACGTATGATCATTACGTGCTATTTCCGCATTTCAAAGAAGGACGGGATAAAGCTCCGGATATCATCCGAAAAATTCCGGCAGAAAAACTCATGTTATTGGGTCGTTTTATTGAGGATGTACCGGGCGAATTTCCTGCTGTTTATGAAAATTATGAGCAGGATATCTATAGTGCCCTGGAAGAGGCTAACGAGTCATTAAGTAAATATCAGATGCTCAAATTGGTCTTTCCAGATCATAGCGATTTTCCGAAAGCTATTATTAAAGGATTTTATAAATTCTGTCAGCAATATGCATTTGATCACGAATTGGTTGCCGATCTTCATCGTGAAAAGGTTGTAAAAGAGACTTGCTACATCAACATTATTGAAGATGACCTCGTCAAGTTACTGAATAAGATTATACAGAAAAAATTGGTCATTGGGATGGATGTTGGGGTTATATCCTATAATGAAACACCATTAAAAAAATTTATATTGAATGGTATTACGACGATATCGACCGATTTTGAAATGATGGGACGATTGGCTGCCGAATTGATCCGAAGTAAATCCAAGGATCGGGTTGAAGTCCCATTCTATTTAAAGCTTAGGCCCTCCGTATAGGTCAAAAAAAAGCAGGCTAATCAAGACGATTAGCGTGCTTTTTTTGACAGATATGATCTAGCCCTTTATGTATTATAGTGTAATATTAAAGAAGCAGCTCGTTTATTCTTATTTCTTTATCGTTTTTATAGGAAACAGGTCAATAACACCTTTTGCAACCTTGCTGATGTTATTAATTGCTTTTTCTGGGTTATCAACATCGCCAGAGCCACGAGCCTGCCAAATCACTGCGTTTGTTTTACGATCGATGGCTTCGATAATCAAATGGCCGTAACGATAGCGTTCTTTTGCAACTGGGTAATAGCCGCCGCCATAGTAATAAGGTGAAAACCATGGACGGTACCAGCCCCATGGACCACCCCAGCCGTAATAACCGCCACCACCATAGACCAAACGGCTTTTATTGTTGACAATGGTAATATACCGAAATAGTAAATCAGGATTATCTTTAGAATATTGTAGGCCCTTTGCCTCCAACGCCGTATTCGCGGCATCCAAGATATTGGCTTTGG
The DNA window shown above is from Sphingobacterium thalpophilum and carries:
- the rbsK gene encoding ribokinase — protein: MSSATIVVLGSSNTDMVVKAAHLPAPGETILGGQFFMVPGGKGANQAVAAARSRSAVAFIAKVGTDIFGQQAIAHFQQEGIQVDTIFRDEENPSGIALISVDAKGENCILVAPGANATLTTKELQSVKHKIISGKVLLMQLEIPLETIEQAIDIAVQHDTKIILNTAPAQALPDKILQQVDILVLNTAEAQFYTGMTIENWEEAALAADYLYQKCPGIIIVTLGAKGSLLKEKDDYIQIPAEEVKAVDSTAAGDTFCGVLAACIAKDMPIVDAVKLASKAAAISVTRMGAQTSIPFWQEYNIL
- a CDS encoding GntR family transcriptional regulator, with amino-acid sequence MNMTNAIAQFLKILEISDFSATPKYLQLANTIVDAVKNEILSKDDMLPSINELSGYLDISRDTVEKAYRYLKQQEIIASNPGKGYYINKIDVQSKVKIALFLNKLSTHKKIVYDSFARELGDYANLDLFVYNSDLSYLNTLLGSLTKTYDHYVLFPHFKEGRDKAPDIIRKIPAEKLMLLGRFIEDVPGEFPAVYENYEQDIYSALEEANESLSKYQMLKLVFPDHSDFPKAIIKGFYKFCQQYAFDHELVADLHREKVVKETCYINIIEDDLVKLLNKIIQKKLVIGMDVGVISYNETPLKKFILNGITTISTDFEMMGRLAAELIRSKSKDRVEVPFYLKLRPSV
- a CDS encoding DUF4136 domain-containing protein, yielding MKKILLFLVLCVALASCSSYQYNTTRVEKMDFTPFKTYAWLPPVDSLSKSYFDNDIAKANILDAANTALEAKGLQYSKDNPDLLFRYITIVNNKSRLVYGGGGYYGWGGPWGWYRPWFSPYYYGGGYYPVAKERYRYGHLIIEAIDRKTNAVIWQARGSGDVDNPEKAINNISKVAKGVIDLFPIKTIKK